One region of Deinococcus yavapaiensis KR-236 genomic DNA includes:
- a CDS encoding PAS domain-containing protein codes for MPASLSSSALALLDDLPVPALVSDSTGVILYANEGLRALNGQWSNGRSDVRFADVVHPDDRSAWTAACHAEHATTYDLRVRTDGGYRWYRLQSRPRPIGDSLAHIVSTLHDIDVLKRVERRADDIEAITRALSTATGLQGVIDALPSIAAVLDASRVDLMLLRDEGRELYLVGSTDSSVSAPRRVLPLPCSVPAADALRTKEVLVLDARTLEERYPHLPDGFDRRPRQLVALPLLAEDRALGVLTLELHEALEASASDRVFLETLVGTVARTVDRVRHLQRERAVHARLEAILDASPTLMWTSRTSEDVLHFNQTWRTYTGFPATLPRHEWEQTVHPDDVALIRRIRADGRSAGRSYALDVRFRRSDGTYRWHHVTVQPFGDEEWLGVATDVHDRRESEAKLHLTLEAGGLGVWTYDVTTRLITRTPEVMRLLGFADAVGPVGAFTARVHEEDRGRVVAALDDAVRPGGLDHLKLEHRFLRPDGALIWLEQLLRVERDEQGHVLRVLGVTADVTTRKHHEQRLSLLAEAGETLAQNLDVHETLERLSALAVPRLADWCVVYLPQLDGVLAPIAVQHRDPGKVEVARRYIDAFPARGRRGGYRPVFS; via the coding sequence GTGCCCGCGTCGCTTTCCTCGAGCGCCCTCGCGTTGCTCGACGATCTTCCCGTTCCCGCCCTCGTCAGCGACTCGACCGGCGTCATCCTTTACGCCAACGAAGGCTTGCGGGCTTTGAACGGCCAATGGTCGAACGGGCGGTCCGACGTCCGCTTCGCGGACGTCGTCCACCCGGACGACCGCTCCGCTTGGACGGCCGCGTGTCACGCGGAGCACGCCACGACATACGACCTTCGCGTCCGCACGGACGGCGGCTACCGCTGGTACCGCCTGCAAAGCCGACCTCGCCCGATCGGCGACTCGCTCGCCCACATCGTCAGCACCTTGCACGACATCGACGTCCTCAAGCGCGTCGAGCGTCGCGCGGACGACATCGAGGCGATCACGCGCGCGCTTTCCACCGCCACGGGGTTGCAAGGCGTCATCGACGCTCTTCCCAGCATTGCCGCCGTGCTCGACGCGTCACGAGTCGACCTCATGCTTTTGCGCGATGAGGGCCGCGAGCTGTACCTCGTCGGCAGCACCGATTCCTCCGTCAGCGCGCCAAGGCGCGTGTTGCCCCTTCCTTGCAGCGTGCCGGCCGCCGACGCCCTTCGCACGAAAGAAGTCTTGGTCTTGGACGCTCGAACGCTCGAGGAGCGCTACCCGCATCTTCCCGACGGTTTCGATCGGCGCCCCCGCCAACTCGTGGCCCTTCCACTCCTCGCCGAAGACAGGGCGCTCGGAGTGCTCACCTTGGAGTTGCACGAAGCGCTCGAAGCGAGCGCTTCGGACCGCGTGTTCTTGGAGACTCTCGTCGGAACGGTCGCGCGAACCGTGGACCGCGTTCGTCACCTTCAGCGCGAGCGCGCCGTGCACGCGCGCCTCGAAGCGATTCTCGACGCGTCTCCGACGTTGATGTGGACGTCACGCACGAGCGAGGACGTCTTGCACTTCAACCAGACGTGGCGAACGTACACCGGCTTTCCGGCCACGCTGCCTCGTCACGAGTGGGAGCAAACCGTGCATCCCGATGACGTCGCCTTGATTCGCCGAATTCGAGCGGACGGTCGTTCGGCGGGACGTTCCTACGCTCTCGACGTGAGGTTCCGCCGTTCGGACGGCACCTACCGCTGGCATCACGTGACCGTCCAGCCGTTCGGCGACGAGGAATGGCTCGGCGTTGCGACGGACGTGCACGATCGCCGCGAATCCGAAGCGAAGTTGCACCTCACGCTGGAAGCGGGAGGCCTCGGCGTGTGGACGTACGACGTGACGACCCGCCTCATCACCCGAACGCCGGAAGTGATGCGGTTGCTGGGCTTCGCCGACGCCGTCGGGCCTGTCGGCGCGTTCACCGCGCGCGTTCACGAAGAAGACCGCGGGCGCGTCGTCGCCGCCCTCGACGACGCCGTGCGGCCGGGCGGCCTCGATCACTTGAAGCTGGAGCACCGCTTCTTGCGCCCCGACGGCGCCCTCATCTGGCTGGAGCAACTCCTGCGCGTCGAACGCGACGAGCAAGGTCACGTCCTGCGCGTGCTCGGCGTCACCGCCGACGTCACTACGCGCAAGCACCACGAGCAACGCCTTTCGCTTCTCGCCGAGGCAGGGGAGACTCTCGCGCAGAACCTCGACGTGCACGAGACGCTCGAACGCCTCTCGGCGCTCGCCGTGCCTCGCTTGGCCGACTGGTGCGTCGTGTACCTTCCTCAGCTCGACGGCGTGCTCGCGCCGATCGCGGTGCAGCACAGAGACCCCGGCAAGGTGGAGGTCGCGCGCCGCTACATCGACGCCTTCCCGGCGCGTGGACGACGAGGCGGGTATCGGCCGGTCTTTTCGTGA
- a CDS encoding ATP-binding protein — protein sequence MDDEAGIGRSFRDGEVLHVPDLPRVLADLAPLPPGWDEFMDILKLRSFLVVPLVAHGKTLGLLNLCAAESGRTFGEEDLLVARELAGRAALALDNARLYKEARQLNTTLESRVRERTAELDVRNRALEAFAELSREFATEASPLKLVGRAQEILVALLPNSVSTFYEVEADVWTLRSHRGTFRDPRLLGVLSCGLPRGTTLNVDRPFDTRAPFYQERYDPNTVPTAAHDLTSIRSSASLPVLVGGEARGVLIVGSYEPRSWSLQERALLETIDRSLGVALERADALKAVRHERTFLSGLLQSLSEGIVACDARGRLSLFNAAVETLHGKGVEAVPPERWAEHYRLYRPDGVTLLSRDEVPLYRAWQGEEVRDELMVVRRANGEHRMMVCVGGPIVTPSGEKLGAVVAMRDVTDRDRTEAALRQANRELRRSNEDLEQFAYIASHDLQAPARAVTSFAGALQLRYGHLLDERGHAFLTQIVKGGERMKRLVDDLLTFSRVNTEQRPLARVDSAHVLADVMELLKPTVDANDAEVTHDALPLVRADEGQLSRVLVNLVGNALKYARPGVPPRVHVTASCEGEMWRFAVSDNGVGIEARYFEQVFVPFRRLHSGDDVEGSGLGLTVSRKIIERHGGWLWVESAPGAGSTFFFTLPDANVEPDVE from the coding sequence GTGGACGACGAGGCGGGTATCGGCCGGTCTTTTCGTGACGGCGAGGTGCTGCACGTTCCGGATTTGCCACGCGTCCTCGCCGACTTGGCGCCCTTGCCGCCAGGCTGGGACGAGTTCATGGACATCCTCAAGCTCCGCTCGTTCCTGGTCGTGCCGCTCGTCGCGCACGGCAAGACGCTGGGTCTGCTGAACTTGTGCGCCGCCGAGTCGGGACGGACGTTCGGTGAGGAGGACTTGCTGGTCGCGCGCGAACTCGCCGGCCGCGCGGCGCTCGCGCTCGACAACGCCCGCTTGTACAAGGAGGCGCGCCAGCTCAACACCACCCTGGAGTCGCGCGTTCGAGAGCGCACGGCCGAACTCGACGTTCGCAACCGAGCGCTCGAAGCGTTCGCGGAGCTCTCCAGGGAGTTCGCGACCGAAGCAAGTCCGCTCAAGCTCGTGGGCCGCGCGCAAGAGATCTTGGTCGCCTTGCTTCCGAACAGCGTCAGCACCTTCTACGAAGTCGAAGCGGACGTGTGGACGCTGCGCTCGCACCGCGGTACCTTCCGCGATCCGCGCTTGCTCGGCGTGCTGTCTTGCGGCTTGCCGCGCGGCACCACGCTCAACGTGGACCGACCGTTCGATACGCGCGCGCCGTTTTATCAAGAGCGGTACGATCCGAACACGGTGCCGACCGCCGCGCACGACCTCACCTCGATTCGCTCGTCGGCGAGTCTGCCCGTGCTGGTCGGCGGGGAAGCGCGAGGCGTGTTGATCGTCGGGTCGTACGAGCCCCGGTCGTGGTCGCTTCAAGAGCGGGCGCTGCTGGAGACGATCGATCGGTCGCTGGGCGTCGCGCTGGAACGAGCGGACGCCCTGAAGGCCGTTCGGCACGAGCGGACCTTCCTGTCGGGGTTGCTTCAGAGCTTGTCGGAAGGCATCGTCGCGTGCGACGCGCGAGGTCGGCTCAGCTTGTTCAACGCCGCCGTCGAGACGTTGCATGGCAAGGGGGTGGAGGCGGTGCCGCCCGAACGTTGGGCCGAGCATTACCGCTTGTATCGCCCCGACGGCGTGACGCTTCTTTCGCGTGACGAGGTGCCGTTGTACCGCGCTTGGCAGGGCGAGGAGGTGCGAGATGAGCTCATGGTGGTGAGGCGCGCGAACGGCGAGCACCGCATGATGGTGTGCGTGGGAGGCCCGATCGTCACGCCGTCAGGCGAGAAGCTCGGAGCCGTCGTGGCGATGCGGGACGTGACGGACCGCGACCGAACGGAAGCCGCGCTTCGGCAGGCGAACCGTGAACTTCGCCGCAGCAACGAGGATCTCGAGCAATTCGCTTACATCGCCTCGCACGACCTTCAAGCGCCGGCGCGGGCCGTGACGAGCTTCGCGGGAGCCCTTCAGCTGCGGTACGGGCATCTGCTCGACGAGCGAGGGCATGCGTTCCTCACGCAGATCGTGAAGGGCGGGGAGCGCATGAAACGCCTCGTGGACGACCTGCTGACGTTCTCGCGAGTCAACACGGAGCAGCGTCCCTTGGCCCGCGTCGACAGCGCCCACGTCCTCGCCGACGTGATGGAGTTGCTGAAACCCACCGTCGACGCGAACGACGCGGAGGTGACCCACGACGCGCTGCCGCTGGTTCGGGCGGACGAAGGGCAGTTGTCGAGGGTGCTCGTGAACTTGGTCGGGAACGCGTTGAAGTACGCGCGGCCCGGCGTACCTCCTCGCGTGCACGTCACGGCGAGCTGCGAGGGCGAGATGTGGCGCTTCGCCGTGAGCGACAACGGCGTGGGAATCGAGGCGCGCTATTTCGAGCAGGTGTTCGTGCCCTTTCGTCGACTTCACTCCGGAGACGACGTCGAGGGCAGCGGCTTGGGGTTGACGGTGAGCCGAAAGATCATCGAGCGCCATGGCGGTTGGCTGTGGGTGGAGAGCGCTCCGGGCGCGGGAAGCACGTTCTTCTTCACGCTTCCGGACGCCAACGTCGAACCCGACGTCGAGTGA
- a CDS encoding MarR family winged helix-turn-helix transcriptional regulator, whose protein sequence is MTLAPATPDLHEEVDRFLHGLWRFNRALTQRLEPLLETKHGIDPKTYIILKSIDSGHHYPKVLADHLKIPSTLISRYLDGLVKQGLLERHIDEHDSRRIRLTLTEHGTNVMHDSEETIHVLTRSHLAKLEPGVLAGLLKALDSLNDQGPDA, encoded by the coding sequence ATGACCCTAGCCCCCGCGACGCCGGACCTGCACGAGGAAGTCGACCGCTTCCTGCATGGCCTATGGCGCTTCAACCGAGCGCTCACCCAACGCCTCGAACCGCTCCTCGAAACCAAGCACGGCATCGACCCCAAGACGTACATCATCCTCAAGTCCATCGACTCCGGCCACCACTACCCCAAAGTCCTCGCCGACCATCTCAAAATCCCCTCCACCCTCATCAGCCGATACCTCGACGGACTCGTCAAACAAGGCCTCCTCGAACGCCACATCGACGAACACGACTCGCGCCGTATCCGCCTTACCCTCACCGAGCACGGCACCAACGTCATGCACGACAGCGAGGAAACCATTCACGTCCTCACGCGCAGCCACCTTGCCAAGCTGGAGCCCGGCGTTCTCGCCGGGCTCCTCAAAGCCCTCGACTCTCTCAACGACCAAGGACCCGACGCATGA
- a CDS encoding MDR family MFS transporter: MTTVNRPPAPVTDEPQYSFTQQEKNITLIGLMVVFLLSALDQTIVSTAMPRIIEQLHGLEYYSWVTTAYLLASTVLVPIYGKLSDLYGRKPILLIGIVLFLIGSMLCGMAGESFLGDLFGGGMIQLIVFRAIQGLGGAALFTSAFAIIGDMFPPAERARFGGLFGAVFGLSSVLGPVIGGFLTDHGSVNLFGAFIEGWRWVFYVNLPLGVVALFMIIAKMPRLTHRAQGKIDFLGAVLIIATTIPLLLALTWGGTTYPWDSVRIISLFAVSAVSFVLLLLAERRNPDAIIPLGLFRNATFTISNLASFFVNVAFIGVVMFLPLFMQSVQGVSATNSGLAMLPLMAGLMSSSIISGNMVAKSGKYKPFLVGAPLVLMVGVFLLTQIDVGTTRLDLGWRMFIVGLGLGPAMSLFNIAIQNAVPMSQLGIATSSSQFFRQIGTTIGAAIFGTLLLNNLHSELPKYLPNVPGLENAAQNINLGEMRASNGNNDTGAQIRAAFRQQYAQIERAFDGDAAATRALLANPQLPAELKDTLKNGGLRAQVHAQLQQQANAVAGALANGEAGRVALLNDPRTSAELKTQLEALPAPALATPQAARVTAARFQQGLLASEDTLVKQATATALTKIESTLDAQADKLARQVTSGMKLGFTASVTHLFATSIWIVLVSFVITLLLPVVPLRQGARPASTPSH, translated from the coding sequence ATGACCACCGTCAACCGCCCGCCCGCGCCCGTCACGGACGAACCTCAGTACAGCTTCACGCAGCAGGAAAAGAACATCACCCTCATCGGCTTGATGGTCGTCTTCCTCCTCAGCGCCCTCGACCAGACCATCGTCAGCACCGCCATGCCGCGCATCATCGAGCAGCTGCACGGCTTGGAGTACTACAGCTGGGTCACCACCGCCTACCTGCTCGCCAGCACCGTCCTCGTGCCCATCTACGGCAAGCTCAGCGACCTCTACGGACGCAAGCCGATCTTGCTGATCGGCATCGTGCTGTTCTTGATCGGCTCGATGCTGTGCGGCATGGCCGGCGAATCGTTTCTCGGCGACCTCTTCGGCGGCGGCATGATTCAACTCATCGTCTTCCGCGCCATTCAGGGCCTCGGCGGCGCCGCCCTGTTCACGAGCGCCTTCGCCATCATCGGTGACATGTTTCCTCCCGCCGAGCGCGCCAGATTCGGTGGTCTCTTCGGCGCCGTCTTCGGGCTTTCGAGCGTCCTGGGGCCCGTCATCGGCGGCTTCCTCACCGACCACGGCAGCGTCAACTTATTCGGCGCGTTCATTGAAGGGTGGCGCTGGGTCTTCTACGTCAACCTGCCCCTCGGCGTCGTCGCGCTGTTCATGATCATCGCCAAGATGCCTCGCCTCACGCACCGAGCTCAAGGCAAGATCGACTTCCTCGGCGCCGTCCTCATCATCGCCACGACCATTCCGCTGCTCCTCGCGCTCACCTGGGGTGGCACCACCTACCCTTGGGACAGCGTGCGCATCATCAGCCTCTTCGCCGTCAGCGCCGTCAGCTTCGTGCTGCTGCTGCTCGCCGAACGCCGTAATCCGGACGCCATCATTCCCCTGGGGCTCTTTCGCAACGCGACCTTCACGATTTCCAACCTCGCGAGCTTCTTCGTCAACGTCGCCTTCATCGGCGTCGTGATGTTCCTCCCGTTGTTCATGCAATCCGTGCAGGGCGTCAGCGCCACCAACTCCGGCCTCGCCATGCTGCCCCTCATGGCCGGCTTGATGTCTTCCAGCATCATCTCGGGAAACATGGTCGCCAAGAGCGGCAAGTACAAGCCCTTCCTCGTCGGCGCGCCGCTCGTCTTGATGGTCGGTGTGTTCCTGCTCACCCAAATCGACGTGGGCACGACCCGCCTCGACCTCGGCTGGCGCATGTTCATCGTCGGCCTCGGCCTCGGCCCCGCCATGAGCTTGTTCAACATCGCCATCCAGAACGCGGTGCCCATGAGCCAGCTCGGCATCGCCACGTCGTCCTCGCAATTCTTCCGGCAGATCGGCACGACCATCGGCGCGGCCATCTTCGGCACCTTGCTCCTCAACAACTTGCACTCCGAACTTCCCAAGTACCTTCCGAACGTGCCCGGCTTGGAGAACGCCGCCCAGAACATCAACCTCGGCGAGATGCGCGCCAGCAACGGCAACAACGACACGGGCGCCCAGATTCGCGCGGCCTTCCGCCAGCAGTACGCCCAGATCGAGCGGGCCTTTGATGGGGACGCCGCTGCCACGCGCGCCCTGCTCGCCAATCCGCAGCTTCCCGCCGAACTCAAGGACACCTTGAAGAACGGCGGCCTCCGCGCCCAGGTGCACGCGCAACTTCAGCAGCAAGCGAACGCAGTCGCCGGCGCCCTCGCCAACGGTGAAGCCGGACGCGTCGCCCTCTTGAACGACCCGCGGACGTCCGCCGAGCTCAAGACGCAGCTCGAAGCATTGCCCGCCCCTGCGCTCGCCACGCCTCAAGCCGCCCGCGTCACCGCCGCGCGCTTTCAGCAAGGCCTTCTGGCCAGCGAGGACACCCTCGTGAAGCAAGCCACCGCCACCGCGCTCACTAAGATCGAGTCGACGTTGGACGCGCAGGCCGACAAACTCGCCCGCCAAGTCACGAGCGGCATGAAGCTCGGCTTCACGGCCAGCGTGACCCACCTGTTCGCGACGAGCATCTGGATCGTTCTCGTCAGCTTCGTGATCACGTTGCTCCTGCCTGTCGTGCCGCTTCGCCAAGGCGCCCGTCCGGCTTCGACTCCGTCTCACTGA